From one Agathobaculum sp. NTUH-O15-33 genomic stretch:
- a CDS encoding prepilin peptidase, translating into MRKISRGRSHCAECGHVLSALDLFPLFSYLFLRGRCRYCGKKISPRYPIAEAICAAIFLSFVLRYGLTLEALEYCVLGFLLFVLSLVDFDTCIIPDRFLVLGAASFAAFTVLRSGAIGHDLLAGLTGGLALAVPMLLLVLLADHIMKRETMGGGDIKLLFVLGLYTGPAAGLFMIIIACAVGLVFALLPAARGKDAENPRAIPFGPSLAIAAWITLLFSEPFLAWYFGLF; encoded by the coding sequence GTGAGAAAAATCTCACGCGGGCGGTCGCACTGCGCGGAATGCGGGCATGTGCTCTCCGCGCTTGACCTGTTTCCGCTGTTCAGCTACCTATTCCTTCGCGGCCGCTGCCGCTACTGCGGTAAAAAAATATCGCCCCGCTATCCCATTGCGGAGGCAATCTGCGCGGCCATTTTCCTATCGTTCGTCCTGCGCTATGGGCTGACGCTGGAGGCGCTGGAATACTGCGTTCTGGGCTTTCTGCTGTTCGTCCTGTCGCTTGTGGATTTTGATACCTGCATCATCCCGGACCGGTTTCTCGTGCTGGGCGCGGCGAGCTTTGCCGCCTTCACCGTTCTCCGTTCCGGCGCTATCGGCCATGACCTGCTGGCAGGCCTGACCGGCGGCCTTGCGCTTGCCGTGCCCATGCTGCTGCTCGTCCTTCTGGCCGATCATATCATGAAACGCGAAACCATGGGCGGCGGCGACATTAAGCTGCTGTTCGTCCTTGGCCTTTACACCGGCCCGGCGGCCGGCCTTTTCATGATTATCATCGCCTGCGCCGTCGGCCTTGTTTTCGCCCTGCTCCCCGCCGCGCGCGGCAAGGACGCTGAAAACCCCCGCGCCATCCCCTTCGGCCCCTCGCTCGCCATTGCCGCTTGGATCACCCTGCTGTTTTCCGAACCATTTCTGGCATGGTACTTCGGGCTGTTTTGA
- a CDS encoding pilin — translation MFAKLCAKRNKKGFTLAELLIVVAIIAVLVAIAIPAFTSSLNKAKHAVDLSNMRAAYSEAVVAYLESADKDTPDTVTANELKSTAGVTNSTVTWSNTKITVKLGDITGEFPIDSKVCTSQGT, via the coding sequence ATGTTTGCAAAACTTTGCGCAAAGCGCAATAAGAAGGGCTTTACCCTCGCGGAACTGCTGATCGTCGTTGCAATCATCGCCGTATTGGTCGCGATTGCGATTCCGGCATTTACGTCTTCACTTAACAAAGCGAAGCATGCTGTAGACCTTTCTAATATGCGTGCTGCCTATTCAGAAGCTGTTGTGGCTTATTTGGAAAGCGCAGACAAAGATACTCCAGATACTGTAACTGCAAATGAACTAAAAAGTACCGCTGGTGTGACAAACTCGACTGTAACATGGAGTAATACTAAAATCACAGTTAAATTGGGCGATATCACTGGTGAATTCCCTATCGACTCAAAGGTTTGCACTAGTCAGGGAACTTAA
- a CDS encoding type IV pilus twitching motility protein PilT, with the protein MPELNAIISAALAARASDIHFVYGLPIRFRVDGSLTDMDDHRLTHEECEMLARELTSQTLGPMGEIDDALSFPDGTRVRINLFRQQGHASAAVRILSDHIPELQSLGLPPAVNEFPKLGRGIVLVTGETGSGKSTTLAAILNEINHTRNDHIITLEDPIEYLYTPDRCIVNQREIGQDTASYADGLRAILREDPDVILIGEMRDLSTIEIALTAAETGHLVFSTLHTGSAPDAIDRMVEVFPEGRQRQVRMQLSMTLQAVMSQQLLVRKGGKGRVAACELMMVTPAIRNLIREGKTPQIMNALATSASEGSITMDNRLIKMFKDKQIDAQTAREAAHDPDYVKKNTMF; encoded by the coding sequence ATGCCTGAACTAAACGCGATTATTTCAGCCGCCCTTGCGGCGCGCGCGTCCGATATCCATTTTGTGTACGGCCTGCCCATTCGCTTCCGCGTGGACGGCAGCTTGACCGATATGGACGACCACCGACTGACGCACGAGGAGTGCGAAATGCTGGCGCGCGAGCTTACATCCCAGACCCTCGGCCCCATGGGCGAAATTGACGACGCGCTCTCCTTTCCGGACGGCACGCGCGTTCGTATCAATTTATTCCGCCAGCAGGGCCACGCTTCCGCCGCCGTGCGTATTTTGAGCGACCATATCCCCGAACTGCAAAGCCTTGGCCTGCCCCCGGCGGTGAACGAATTTCCAAAGCTGGGGCGCGGCATCGTGCTTGTCACCGGTGAGACCGGCTCCGGTAAATCCACCACGCTGGCCGCCATTTTGAATGAGATCAACCATACCCGGAACGATCATATCATCACGCTGGAGGACCCGATCGAGTATCTTTACACGCCGGACCGCTGCATCGTCAACCAGCGCGAAATCGGGCAGGACACCGCGTCCTACGCGGACGGCCTGCGCGCTATCTTGCGCGAAGACCCGGATGTAATCCTGATCGGCGAGATGCGCGACCTATCCACCATCGAGATCGCCCTGACAGCGGCGGAGACCGGACATCTGGTATTCTCCACCCTGCACACCGGCTCCGCGCCGGACGCGATCGACCGCATGGTAGAGGTCTTTCCCGAGGGCCGCCAGAGACAGGTGCGTATGCAGCTTTCCATGACCCTGCAAGCGGTCATGAGCCAGCAGTTGCTTGTCCGTAAGGGCGGCAAGGGCCGCGTGGCCGCGTGCGAACTGATGATGGTCACCCCCGCGATTCGCAATTTGATCCGCGAGGGCAAGACCCCGCAGATCATGAACGCCCTTGCCACCTCCGCGAGCGAGGGCAGTATCACCATGGACAACCGATTAATCAAAATGTTTAAAGATAAGCAAATCGACGCGCAAACCGCCCGCGAAGCCGCGCACGATCCGGATTATGTGAAGAAAAACACGATGTTTTAA
- the acrA gene encoding acryloyl-CoA reductase electron transfer subunit beta → MADFNNTNIADFHGVWVFCEQRQGKLQPTVLELISEGRKLADDMGVELCGLLIGSEEEVAGMEKELGAYGADKVYVCTDEKLGVYTTGGFAKVICDVVMDKKPEIMLIAATNIGRDLGPRCAARLHTGLTADCTHLDVDVEKYAAFLKEASTLPVEQIDALDRADRNLKMTRPAFGGHLMATIICPRFRPQMATVRPGVLKRGEYDEAKAAAVQVEKLNVAVSDADIQTKVLEVVKEAKELVDLTGAEVVVSVGRGISKDIDKGIALAHELADQFGGVVGGSRAAIDSGWLSADHQVGQTGKTVHPKLYVALGISGAIQHKAGMQDSECIVAVNKNDGAPIFDVADYGICGDLFKVVPMMIDAVKAVKAAK, encoded by the coding sequence ATGGCTGATTTCAATAACACCAACATCGCCGATTTCCACGGCGTATGGGTATTCTGTGAGCAGCGTCAGGGCAAATTGCAGCCGACGGTGCTTGAGCTGATCTCCGAGGGCCGTAAGCTGGCGGACGACATGGGCGTAGAGCTCTGCGGTCTGCTGATCGGCTCCGAAGAGGAAGTAGCCGGCATGGAGAAGGAACTTGGCGCGTACGGCGCCGACAAGGTCTATGTCTGCACCGACGAGAAGCTAGGCGTATACACGACCGGCGGCTTTGCGAAGGTCATTTGCGACGTTGTAATGGACAAGAAGCCGGAGATCATGCTGATCGCGGCGACCAACATCGGCCGCGACCTCGGCCCGCGCTGCGCAGCCCGCCTGCACACCGGCCTGACGGCAGACTGCACCCACCTCGATGTGGACGTAGAGAAGTACGCGGCATTCCTGAAGGAAGCCTCCACGCTTCCGGTAGAGCAGATCGACGCGCTTGACCGCGCGGACCGCAACCTGAAGATGACCCGTCCGGCATTCGGCGGCCACCTGATGGCGACGATCATCTGCCCGCGTTTCCGCCCGCAGATGGCAACGGTACGCCCGGGCGTGCTGAAGCGCGGCGAGTACGACGAAGCGAAGGCTGCCGCCGTACAGGTAGAGAAGCTGAACGTAGCGGTATCCGACGCGGACATCCAGACCAAGGTACTGGAAGTTGTCAAGGAAGCCAAGGAGCTGGTCGACCTGACCGGCGCCGAGGTAGTCGTATCCGTAGGTCGCGGTATCTCCAAGGATATCGATAAGGGCATCGCTCTGGCGCACGAGCTGGCTGACCAGTTCGGCGGCGTAGTGGGCGGCAGCCGTGCGGCGATCGACTCGGGCTGGCTGTCGGCCGACCATCAGGTTGGTCAGACGGGCAAGACCGTACATCCGAAGCTGTATGTGGCGCTGGGCATTTCCGGTGCGATCCAGCACAAGGCCGGCATGCAGGATTCCGAGTGCATCGTTGCTGTGAACAAGAACGACGGCGCTCCGATCTTCGACGTGGCCGACTACGGCATCTGCGGCGACCTGTTCAAGGTTGTTCCCATGATGATCGACGCTGTTAAGGCTGTCAAGGCTGCTAAGTAA
- a CDS encoding acyl-CoA dehydrogenase — protein sequence MDFRLTKEEAMFQKMCREFALNEVEPIAAEIDEQERYPEETVQKLMKYGLMGIQFPKEVGGSGGNYICYSIAIEEMSRVCGTTGGIMSAHGTLGAWPIYHFGTPEQKEKWLRPLIEPKEGAKVGAFGLTEPNAGTDSAAQQTVAIKQEDGSYILNGSKVFITGGGRADTYVVFAMTDKSKGNKGISAFIVDKDDPGFSIGKIEHKMGIRGSQTSELIFEDIHLPADRLLGKENGGFKIAMMTLDGGRIGIASQALGIAQGALDKAIQYMKERVQFGKTLDKFQGLQWMVADMYTQIDAARLLVRRAAFNHDNELPFTKEAAMAKLYASEVAMDVTTKCVQIYGGYGYIREYPMERMMRDAKITEIYEGTSQVQRMVIAGQVLR from the coding sequence ATGGATTTTAGGCTTACGAAAGAGGAAGCAATGTTCCAAAAGATGTGCCGCGAGTTCGCGCTCAACGAAGTTGAGCCCATCGCCGCGGAGATCGACGAACAGGAACGCTACCCGGAAGAAACCGTTCAGAAGCTGATGAAGTACGGCCTGATGGGCATTCAGTTCCCGAAGGAAGTCGGCGGCTCCGGCGGCAACTACATCTGCTACTCGATCGCGATCGAGGAGATGAGCCGCGTTTGCGGTACCACGGGCGGCATCATGTCCGCGCATGGCACGCTGGGCGCATGGCCGATCTATCACTTCGGCACCCCGGAACAGAAGGAAAAGTGGCTCCGTCCGCTGATCGAGCCCAAGGAAGGCGCTAAGGTAGGCGCGTTCGGTCTTACCGAGCCCAACGCCGGCACCGACTCCGCCGCGCAGCAGACCGTTGCGATCAAGCAGGAAGACGGCTCCTACATCCTCAATGGCTCCAAGGTGTTCATCACCGGCGGCGGCCGCGCGGATACATACGTTGTTTTCGCTATGACGGACAAGTCCAAGGGCAACAAGGGCATTTCGGCCTTTATCGTCGACAAGGACGATCCGGGCTTCTCCATCGGCAAGATCGAGCACAAGATGGGCATCCGCGGCAGCCAGACCTCCGAGCTGATCTTTGAAGACATCCACCTCCCGGCGGACCGTCTGCTCGGCAAGGAAAACGGCGGCTTCAAGATCGCTATGATGACGCTGGACGGCGGCCGTATCGGCATCGCGTCTCAGGCTCTCGGCATCGCGCAGGGCGCGCTGGACAAGGCGATCCAGTACATGAAGGAGCGCGTACAGTTCGGCAAGACGCTGGATAAGTTTCAGGGCCTGCAGTGGATGGTGGCCGATATGTACACCCAGATCGACGCCGCCCGCCTGCTGGTGCGCCGCGCCGCTTTCAACCACGACAATGAACTGCCGTTCACCAAGGAAGCCGCTATGGCCAAGCTGTACGCTTCCGAAGTCGCTATGGACGTTACCACCAAGTGCGTGCAGATTTACGGCGGCTACGGCTACATTCGCGAGTACCCGATGGAGCGCATGATGCGCGACGCCAAGATCACCGAGATCTACGAAGGCACTTCTCAGGTTCAGAGAATGGTCATCGCCGGTCAGGTTCTGCGCTAA
- the acrB gene encoding acryloyl-CoA reductase electron transfer subunit gamma: MKAIVCVKQVPDTSGKVAVNPDGTLNRASMQTITNPDDLNAVEAALKLKDETGCKVVVVTMGPPPAEGMLRELIARGADEGVLVSAREFGGSDTFATSQILAAAIKKVGLDDDDIVFCGRQAIDGDTAQVGSQIAEKLGIPQVSYAADIKVEGSAVTVKRMLEDGYMTIQTETPCLLTCIKELNAPRYMSLGGIMDCYAKPVSIYDYNTLKDDPLIELDTIGLKGSPTNIFKSFTPPQKGKGVMLEGAEKSTCETLAAELLKKHIL; the protein is encoded by the coding sequence ATGAAAGCTATTGTATGTGTAAAGCAGGTTCCGGATACCTCCGGTAAGGTTGCGGTTAATCCGGACGGCACCCTGAACCGTGCCTCGATGCAAACCATCACCAACCCCGATGACCTCAACGCCGTTGAGGCCGCTCTGAAGCTCAAGGACGAGACCGGCTGCAAGGTCGTTGTCGTCACCATGGGCCCCCCTCCGGCAGAAGGCATGCTGCGCGAGCTGATCGCGCGCGGCGCTGACGAAGGCGTTCTGGTTTCCGCCCGCGAGTTCGGCGGTTCCGATACCTTTGCGACCAGCCAGATCTTGGCTGCCGCCATCAAGAAGGTCGGTCTGGACGACGATGATATCGTTTTCTGCGGCCGTCAGGCGATCGACGGCGACACCGCTCAGGTCGGTTCGCAGATCGCTGAAAAGCTTGGCATCCCGCAGGTTTCCTACGCGGCTGATATCAAGGTGGAAGGCTCTGCCGTTACCGTTAAGCGTATGCTGGAAGACGGCTACATGACCATCCAGACCGAGACCCCCTGCCTGCTGACCTGCATCAAGGAGCTGAACGCTCCCCGTTACATGTCCCTCGGCGGTATCATGGACTGCTATGCCAAGCCGGTATCGATCTATGATTACAACACGCTCAAGGACGATCCGCTGATCGAGCTGGACACCATCGGCCTGAAGGGTTCTCCGACAAACATCTTCAAGTCGTTCACGCCGCCCCAGAAGGGCAAGGGCGTTATGCTGGAAGGCGCTGAAAAGTCTACCTGCGAAACGCTTGCGGCTGAACTGCTGAAGAAGCACATTCTTTAA
- a CDS encoding type II secretion system F family protein, which produces MEAYDEFDAVSRIKATECPIVLSIAEVQEGKGNILTRDIGGPKKIKEKQLALVCSQFSIIISAGLPMVRSVELVADQTTDKTLHKLLKQVAGDVAAGNSLADSFENKGGKQLPITFIETIRAGEESGTLEESFRKLFVYFEKSAKTRAKVTSALIYPAFLCVLSVVVVAIMMVKVIPMFTEMFASMNADLPPMTAIIIAASNFMVHYWLILLLIVVVLIFALKFWSKSPNGMKFFAVLKLKLPLVGRVQRMNAASQFANTMSTILAAGMPMTRTIQITAKVLDNYVIGMQVGDMVGGVEEGIRLGQCVKQCPWFPPLLTEMTGVGEETGSLENTLTIIGDYYDNEVNLAVERALSMLEPIIICGIAVIVVIVVLGFYLPMFSMYNNMA; this is translated from the coding sequence ATGGAGGCCTACGACGAATTTGACGCGGTATCCCGCATCAAAGCCACGGAATGCCCCATCGTCCTCTCGATTGCCGAGGTGCAGGAGGGCAAAGGCAATATCCTCACCCGCGACATCGGCGGCCCCAAAAAGATAAAAGAAAAGCAGCTTGCCCTTGTTTGCAGTCAGTTTTCTATTATTATCTCGGCGGGCTTGCCCATGGTTCGTTCGGTGGAGCTTGTTGCCGATCAAACCACGGACAAAACGCTGCACAAGCTTTTAAAGCAAGTGGCCGGGGACGTTGCCGCCGGTAATTCCTTGGCGGACAGCTTTGAAAACAAGGGCGGCAAGCAACTGCCCATTACGTTTATCGAAACCATCCGCGCGGGCGAGGAATCCGGTACGTTGGAAGAATCCTTTCGCAAGCTTTTCGTTTACTTTGAAAAATCCGCGAAAACACGCGCAAAGGTTACCAGCGCGTTGATTTATCCCGCGTTTCTATGCGTGCTTTCCGTGGTCGTTGTAGCGATTATGATGGTAAAGGTTATTCCGATGTTTACCGAAATGTTTGCCAGCATGAACGCTGATTTGCCGCCCATGACCGCGATTATCATTGCCGCGTCTAACTTTATGGTGCACTATTGGCTAATCCTGTTGCTGATCGTCGTCGTACTTATTTTTGCATTAAAGTTTTGGAGCAAGTCACCAAACGGCATGAAATTCTTTGCTGTTTTAAAGCTTAAACTGCCTCTTGTCGGGCGTGTGCAACGCATGAACGCGGCTTCCCAATTTGCCAACACCATGTCGACTATTCTAGCCGCCGGTATGCCGATGACACGCACAATTCAAATAACCGCTAAAGTGCTTGACAATTATGTGATCGGCATGCAAGTCGGTGATATGGTAGGCGGCGTGGAGGAAGGCATCCGGTTAGGTCAATGCGTCAAGCAATGCCCGTGGTTTCCTCCTCTGCTTACTGAAATGACCGGCGTAGGCGAAGAAACCGGCTCGCTGGAAAACACGCTTACCATTATCGGCGACTATTATGATAACGAAGTGAATCTTGCCGTTGAACGCGCACTGTCCATGCTGGAGCCGATCATTATTTGCGGCATAGCCGTTATCGTTGTGATTGTTGTTCTCGGCTTCTATCTGCCTATGTTCTCTATGTATAATAACATGGCTTAA
- a CDS encoding endonuclease domain-containing protein — MSQIQRARALRANATPWENKLWYEYLRGCPARFRRQQPIGPYIADFYCSKAKLIIELDGGGHFNQDQQQYDQNRDAYFRQNGIITIRFLNTDIDKRFYEVCDTIHKTVQQRINAL, encoded by the coding sequence ATGTCCCAAATACAGCGGGCCCGAGCGCTTCGCGCCAACGCAACGCCTTGGGAGAATAAACTATGGTACGAATATCTTCGTGGCTGTCCCGCCCGGTTTCGCCGCCAGCAGCCAATCGGCCCTTATATCGCGGATTTCTATTGTTCCAAGGCCAAACTGATTATAGAACTGGATGGCGGCGGTCATTTTAACCAAGACCAACAGCAATATGATCAAAACCGCGATGCTTATTTTAGACAAAATGGTATTATAACGATTCGGTTCCTTAATACCGATATTGATAAACGGTTTTATGAAGTATGCGACACCATACATAAAACTGTTCAGCAGCGTATCAACGCCCTTTAG
- the pilM gene encoding pilus assembly protein PilM, giving the protein MPKQIIGIDIGDCNVKMAMCSAGAVQRMAVHELPENMVTGGRILSPDSMSEFLKDMKRTHHIPGRDVAVILPEQSVFFRQLSMPAMTADQLKINLPYEFRDYINREKDKYFYDYAVVDRTDDKDGVPVEFELTAAAVLKETISEYRDMFRRAGLKLRVALPQEMAWSNLLRNYEEKHPLTGEGTVLPSGKEPSPAGDGADADEPQEREYCLLDIGHTATRLYLFHGRRLEMSKLIDNGCSLLDAAIAETMDVDQHVARVYKQTNYENALDAEACQNVYGAIALEVMKALNFHSYEHRDNHLETVHYCGGGSRIAPLIEAIGGAIDLRLVSIESLLPSLPDEAEDALSCAAAIGATQQ; this is encoded by the coding sequence ATGCCAAAACAAATTATCGGCATTGATATCGGCGACTGCAACGTCAAAATGGCGATGTGCTCGGCGGGCGCCGTGCAGCGCATGGCTGTGCACGAGCTGCCGGAGAACATGGTCACCGGCGGGCGCATCCTTTCGCCCGATTCGATGAGCGAGTTCCTGAAGGATATGAAGCGCACGCACCATATCCCCGGGCGCGACGTCGCCGTGATCTTGCCCGAGCAATCGGTCTTTTTCCGCCAGCTTTCCATGCCCGCCATGACCGCCGATCAACTGAAAATAAACCTGCCCTATGAATTCCGCGATTACATAAACCGTGAAAAGGACAAGTATTTCTACGATTACGCGGTCGTAGACCGAACGGATGATAAGGACGGCGTGCCCGTTGAGTTTGAGCTGACAGCCGCCGCGGTTTTGAAGGAAACCATCTCGGAATACCGGGATATGTTCCGCCGCGCGGGACTGAAACTGCGCGTGGCTCTGCCGCAGGAAATGGCATGGTCCAACTTGTTGCGTAACTATGAGGAAAAGCACCCCTTGACCGGCGAGGGGACGGTTCTTCCGTCAGGAAAAGAACCGTCCCCCGCCGGCGACGGTGCCGACGCCGACGAACCGCAAGAGCGCGAATATTGCCTGCTCGACATTGGCCACACGGCCACGCGCCTATACCTGTTCCATGGCCGCCGCCTTGAAATGAGCAAGCTGATCGACAACGGCTGCTCGCTGCTGGACGCGGCCATTGCGGAGACCATGGATGTGGACCAGCACGTGGCCCGCGTATATAAGCAGACCAATTACGAAAACGCGCTGGACGCGGAAGCCTGCCAAAACGTTTACGGCGCGATCGCGTTGGAAGTGATGAAAGCGCTCAACTTCCACTCCTACGAGCACCGCGACAACCATTTGGAGACCGTGCATTACTGCGGCGGCGGCTCGCGCATCGCCCCGTTGATTGAAGCGATCGGCGGCGCGATCGACCTGCGCCTAGTCAGCATCGAATCGCTGCTCCCCTCCCTGCCCGATGAAGCGGAGGACGCGCTCAGCTGCGCCGCCGCCATCGGCGCGACACAGCAGTAA
- a CDS encoding GspE/PulE family protein: MAYMRLGDLLVSNGLITNEQLTEALGLQKQTGERLGTVLTKYGFIGERQLIEALEMQLGVEFIDLSAHPPGPEMATVLPKNIAKKYQVVPVRMNKDELYLAMADPLNFVALKEVRTATRRRVIPMIATGDGVDRAIMTLYGNEGAARAIEEMKRESHRQTEDDASFTASAIGGEEAPAAPTVRLVNSIIERAATERASDIHLEPRESEMQVRMRIDGLLRNILTVPKNLQSSVISRLKVMGGMDIAERKIPQDGRAAVRIKSADIDLRISTLPTIYGEKIVIRLLDKAHGLLDKAGIGLEGENLVKYDRLLANPSGVVLIVGPTGSGKSSTMYTMIRQLNTEQVNLVTLEDPVEYNLDGVNQVQINEKTGMTFANGLRAILRQDPDIIAVGEIRDGETAEIAMRSAITGHLVLSTIHTNDAVSTIDRLLDIGVEPYLIADAVRGVISQRLVRRVCPNCRKTYTPPIEELEFLGLQNRRDVTFYKGEGCPMCFHTGYRGRIAVFEILTVNRALRDKIISGAPRDELLDTIRQGDFTSLREGCRDLILSGVTTVEEAYRTLHASED; encoded by the coding sequence ATGGCCTACATGCGCCTTGGCGACCTTTTGGTCTCTAACGGCCTGATCACGAACGAACAGCTTACCGAAGCGCTTGGCCTGCAAAAGCAAACCGGTGAACGCCTTGGCACCGTCCTTACCAAATACGGATTTATCGGCGAACGCCAACTGATTGAAGCGCTTGAGATGCAGCTTGGCGTTGAGTTTATCGACCTGTCGGCCCACCCGCCCGGCCCCGAAATGGCCACGGTGCTGCCCAAGAATATCGCAAAGAAATATCAGGTCGTCCCCGTGCGGATGAACAAGGATGAGCTTTATCTCGCCATGGCCGACCCGCTGAACTTTGTGGCGCTGAAAGAAGTGCGCACCGCCACGCGCCGCCGCGTGATCCCCATGATCGCAACGGGCGACGGCGTTGACCGCGCCATCATGACCCTGTACGGAAACGAAGGCGCGGCCCGCGCCATCGAGGAAATGAAGCGCGAAAGCCACCGCCAGACCGAGGACGACGCCTCCTTTACCGCCTCCGCCATTGGCGGCGAGGAAGCGCCCGCCGCGCCGACCGTCCGTCTGGTCAACTCCATCATCGAACGCGCCGCGACCGAGCGCGCGAGCGATATCCATTTAGAGCCGCGCGAATCGGAAATGCAGGTGCGCATGCGTATCGACGGCCTTCTGCGCAACATCCTCACCGTGCCGAAGAATTTGCAAAGCTCGGTCATTTCGCGCCTTAAGGTCATGGGCGGCATGGATATTGCCGAACGCAAGATACCGCAGGACGGCCGCGCCGCCGTGCGTATTAAATCCGCCGATATCGACCTGCGTATTTCCACCCTGCCCACGATCTACGGCGAAAAAATCGTAATCCGTCTGCTGGATAAGGCGCACGGCCTGCTGGATAAGGCCGGAATCGGTCTGGAAGGTGAAAACCTTGTCAAATACGACCGCCTGCTTGCCAACCCGAGCGGCGTTGTGCTGATCGTCGGCCCAACCGGTTCGGGCAAATCCTCCACCATGTACACCATGATACGCCAGCTCAATACCGAGCAGGTCAACCTTGTCACGCTGGAAGACCCGGTAGAGTATAATCTGGACGGCGTCAATCAGGTGCAGATCAACGAAAAAACCGGCATGACCTTTGCTAACGGCCTGCGCGCCATACTCCGGCAGGACCCGGATATTATCGCCGTGGGCGAAATCCGCGACGGCGAGACCGCCGAAATCGCCATGCGTTCGGCCATCACCGGCCATTTGGTGCTATCCACCATCCACACGAACGACGCGGTTTCCACCATCGACCGTTTGCTCGATATCGGCGTGGAGCCGTACCTGATCGCGGACGCGGTGCGCGGCGTTATTTCGCAGCGTCTGGTGCGCCGCGTGTGCCCGAACTGCCGCAAAACCTATACCCCGCCTATTGAGGAATTGGAATTTCTCGGCCTGCAAAACCGGAGGGACGTAACCTTTTATAAGGGCGAAGGCTGCCCCATGTGCTTCCATACCGGTTACCGGGGCCGTATTGCCGTGTTCGAGATACTGACCGTCAACCGGGCGCTGCGCGATAAGATCATCTCCGGCGCGCCGCGCGATGAACTGCTCGATACCATCCGTCAGGGCGATTTCACCTCGCTGCGGGAGGGCTGCCGCGATTTGATCTTAAGCGGCGTGACCACCGTGGAAGAGGCCTACCGTACCCTGCACGCAAGTGAGGATTAA